A stretch of Chionomys nivalis chromosome 2, mChiNiv1.1, whole genome shotgun sequence DNA encodes these proteins:
- the Mag gene encoding myelin-associated glycoprotein isoform X1 has product MIFLTTLPLFWIMISASRGGHWGAWMPSSISAFEGTCVSIPCRFDFPDELRPAVVHGVWYFNSPYPKNYPPVVFKSRTQVVHESFQGRSRLLGDLGLRNCTLLLSTLSPELGGKYYFRGDLGGYNQYTFSEHSVLDIINTPNIVVPPEVVAGSEVEVSCMVPDNCPELRPELSWLGHEGLGEPTVLGRLREDEGTWVQVSLLHFVPTREANGHRLGCQAAFPNTTLQFEGYASLDVKYPPVIVEMNSSVEAIEGSHVSLLCGADSNPLPLLTWMRDGMVLREAVAESLYLDLEEVTPGEDGVYACLAENAYGQDNRTVELSVMYAPWKPTVNGTVVAVEGETVSILCSTQSNPDPILTIFKEKQILATVIYESQLQLELPAVTPEDDGEYWCVAENQYGQTATAFNLSVEFAPIILLESHCAAARDTVQCLCVVKSNPEPSVAFELPSRNVTVNETEREFVYSERSGLLLTSILTLRGQAQAPPRVICTSRNLYGTQSLELPFQGAHRLMWAKIGPVGAVVAFAILIAIVCYITQTRRKKNVTENPSFSAGDNPHVLYTPEFRISGAPDKYESKRRLGSGRRLLGLRGEPPELDLSYSHSDLGKQPTKDSYTLTEELAEYAEIRVK; this is encoded by the exons ATGATATTTCTCACCACGCTGCCGCTGTTTTGGATAATGATCTCAG CTTCTCGAGGAGGCCACTGGGGTGCCTGGATGCCCTCGTCCATCTCAGCCTTCGAGGGCACATGTGTCTCCATCCCGTGCCGCTTCGACTTCCCTGATGAGCTCCGACCGGCTGTGGTACACGGCGTCTGGTACTTCAATAGTCCCTACCCTAAGAACTACCCACCGGTGGTCTTCAAGTCCCGCACACAAGTGGTCCACGAGAGCTTCCAGGGCCGCAGCCGTCTGTTGGGAGACCTGGGTCTCCGTAACTGCACCTTGCTTCTCAGCACACTCAGCCCCGAGCTGGGGGGCAAGTACTATTTCCGTGGGGACCTGGGCGGCTACAACCAGTACACCTTCTCAGAGCACAGTGTTCTGGACATCATCA ACACCCCCAATATCGTGGTGCCCCCAGAGGTGGTGGCCGGAAGTGAAGTGGAGGTCAGTTGTATGGTGCCAGACAACTGTCCGGAGCTGCGCCCGGAGCTGAGCTGGCTGGGCCATGAGGGACTGGGGGAGCCCACTGTGCTGGGTCGGCTGCGTGAGGATGAAGGCACCTGGGTGCAGGTGTCGTTGCTACACTTCGTGCCCACTAGAGAGGCTAACGGCCACCGGTTGGGCTGCCAGGCCGCCTTCCCCAATACCACTTTGCAGTTCGAGGGCTACGCCAGCCTGGATGTCAAGT ACCCCCCAGTGATTGTGGAGATGAATTCGTCTGTGGAGGCCATTGAGGGCTCCCATGTCAGCCTGCTCTGTGGGGCTGACAGCAACCCGCTGCCTCTGTTGACTTGGATGCGGGACGGGATGGTGTTGAGGGAGGCAGTGGCTGAGAGCCTGTACCTGGATCTGGAGGAGGTGACACCAGGGGAGGACGGAGTCTACGCCTGCCTGGCAGAGAATGCCTATGGCCAGGACAACCGCACGGTGGAGCTGAGCGTCATGT ATGCACCTTGGAAGCCCACAGTGAACGGGACGGTGGTGGCTGTAGAAGGGGAGACTGTCTCCATCCTGTGCTCCACACAGAGCAACCCAGACCCCATTCTCACCATCTTCAAAGAGAAGCAGATCCTGGCCACGGTCATCTATGAAAGTCAGCTGCAGCTGGAACTCCCTGCAGTGACGCCCGAGGACGATGGCGAGTACTGGTGTGTGGCTGAGAACCAGTATGGCCAGACAGCCACTGCCTTCAACCTGTCTGTGGAGT TTGCTCCCATAATCCTTCTGGAGTCCCACTGTGCCGCGGCCAGAGATACAGTGCAGTGCCTGTGTGTGGTGAAATCGAACCCGGAACCCTCCGTGGCCTTTGAGTTGCCTTCCCGGAACGTGACTGTGAATGAGACGGAGAGGGAGTTCGTGTACTCGGAACGCAGCGGCCTCCTACTCACCAGCATCCTTACGCTACGGGGGCAGGCCCAGGCCCCACCCCGGGTCATCTGCACTTCCAGGAACCTCTATGGCACCCAGAGCCTAGAGCTGCCCTTCCAGGGAGCAC ACCGACTGATGTGGGCCAAAATCGGGCCCGTGGGTGCCGTGGTCGCCTTTGCCATCCTGATCGCCATTGTGTGCTATATCACCCAGACCCGCAGAAA AAAGAACGTCACAGAGAACCCCAGCTTCTCGGCGGGGGACAACCCTCACGTCCTGTACACCCCCGAATTCCGAATCTCTGGGGCACCTGATAAGTATGAG AGCAAGAGGCGCCTGGGATCTGGGAGGAGGCTGCTGGGCCTTCGGGGGGAGCCCCCAGAGCTGGACCTCAGTTATTCCCACTCAGACCTGGGTAAACAGCCCACCAAGGACAGCTACACCCTGACAGAGGAACTGGCTGAGTACGCCGAAATCCGAGTCAAATGA
- the Mag gene encoding myelin-associated glycoprotein isoform X2 — MIFLTTLPLFWIMISASRGGHWGAWMPSSISAFEGTCVSIPCRFDFPDELRPAVVHGVWYFNSPYPKNYPPVVFKSRTQVVHESFQGRSRLLGDLGLRNCTLLLSTLSPELGGKYYFRGDLGGYNQYTFSEHSVLDIINTPNIVVPPEVVAGSEVEVSCMVPDNCPELRPELSWLGHEGLGEPTVLGRLREDEGTWVQVSLLHFVPTREANGHRLGCQAAFPNTTLQFEGYASLDVKYPPVIVEMNSSVEAIEGSHVSLLCGADSNPLPLLTWMRDGMVLREAVAESLYLDLEEVTPGEDGVYACLAENAYGQDNRTVELSVMYAPWKPTVNGTVVAVEGETVSILCSTQSNPDPILTIFKEKQILATVIYESQLQLELPAVTPEDDGEYWCVAENQYGQTATAFNLSVEFAPIILLESHCAAARDTVQCLCVVKSNPEPSVAFELPSRNVTVNETEREFVYSERSGLLLTSILTLRGQAQAPPRVICTSRNLYGTQSLELPFQGAHRLMWAKIGPVGAVVAFAILIAIVCYITQTRRKKNVTENPSFSAGDNPHVLYTPEFRISGAPDKYESREVSTGESH, encoded by the exons ATGATATTTCTCACCACGCTGCCGCTGTTTTGGATAATGATCTCAG CTTCTCGAGGAGGCCACTGGGGTGCCTGGATGCCCTCGTCCATCTCAGCCTTCGAGGGCACATGTGTCTCCATCCCGTGCCGCTTCGACTTCCCTGATGAGCTCCGACCGGCTGTGGTACACGGCGTCTGGTACTTCAATAGTCCCTACCCTAAGAACTACCCACCGGTGGTCTTCAAGTCCCGCACACAAGTGGTCCACGAGAGCTTCCAGGGCCGCAGCCGTCTGTTGGGAGACCTGGGTCTCCGTAACTGCACCTTGCTTCTCAGCACACTCAGCCCCGAGCTGGGGGGCAAGTACTATTTCCGTGGGGACCTGGGCGGCTACAACCAGTACACCTTCTCAGAGCACAGTGTTCTGGACATCATCA ACACCCCCAATATCGTGGTGCCCCCAGAGGTGGTGGCCGGAAGTGAAGTGGAGGTCAGTTGTATGGTGCCAGACAACTGTCCGGAGCTGCGCCCGGAGCTGAGCTGGCTGGGCCATGAGGGACTGGGGGAGCCCACTGTGCTGGGTCGGCTGCGTGAGGATGAAGGCACCTGGGTGCAGGTGTCGTTGCTACACTTCGTGCCCACTAGAGAGGCTAACGGCCACCGGTTGGGCTGCCAGGCCGCCTTCCCCAATACCACTTTGCAGTTCGAGGGCTACGCCAGCCTGGATGTCAAGT ACCCCCCAGTGATTGTGGAGATGAATTCGTCTGTGGAGGCCATTGAGGGCTCCCATGTCAGCCTGCTCTGTGGGGCTGACAGCAACCCGCTGCCTCTGTTGACTTGGATGCGGGACGGGATGGTGTTGAGGGAGGCAGTGGCTGAGAGCCTGTACCTGGATCTGGAGGAGGTGACACCAGGGGAGGACGGAGTCTACGCCTGCCTGGCAGAGAATGCCTATGGCCAGGACAACCGCACGGTGGAGCTGAGCGTCATGT ATGCACCTTGGAAGCCCACAGTGAACGGGACGGTGGTGGCTGTAGAAGGGGAGACTGTCTCCATCCTGTGCTCCACACAGAGCAACCCAGACCCCATTCTCACCATCTTCAAAGAGAAGCAGATCCTGGCCACGGTCATCTATGAAAGTCAGCTGCAGCTGGAACTCCCTGCAGTGACGCCCGAGGACGATGGCGAGTACTGGTGTGTGGCTGAGAACCAGTATGGCCAGACAGCCACTGCCTTCAACCTGTCTGTGGAGT TTGCTCCCATAATCCTTCTGGAGTCCCACTGTGCCGCGGCCAGAGATACAGTGCAGTGCCTGTGTGTGGTGAAATCGAACCCGGAACCCTCCGTGGCCTTTGAGTTGCCTTCCCGGAACGTGACTGTGAATGAGACGGAGAGGGAGTTCGTGTACTCGGAACGCAGCGGCCTCCTACTCACCAGCATCCTTACGCTACGGGGGCAGGCCCAGGCCCCACCCCGGGTCATCTGCACTTCCAGGAACCTCTATGGCACCCAGAGCCTAGAGCTGCCCTTCCAGGGAGCAC ACCGACTGATGTGGGCCAAAATCGGGCCCGTGGGTGCCGTGGTCGCCTTTGCCATCCTGATCGCCATTGTGTGCTATATCACCCAGACCCGCAGAAA AAAGAACGTCACAGAGAACCCCAGCTTCTCGGCGGGGGACAACCCTCACGTCCTGTACACCCCCGAATTCCGAATCTCTGGGGCACCTGATAAGTATGAG TCCAGAGAGGTCTCTACCGGGGAAAGTCACTGA
- the Hamp gene encoding hepcidin, producing MAQSAKIQAACLLLLLVASLASSSFLQQLARQPEALQPGHRAEGRADKTLLIPTRTKRDTYFPVCVFCCRCCNNPSCGICCKT from the exons ATGGCACAGAGCGCTAAGATCCAGGCTGCCTGTCTCCTGCTTCTCCTCGTCGCCAGCCTGGCCAGCAGCTCCTTTCTCCAGCAGCTG GCAAGACAGCCTGAAGCACTACAGCCTGGGCACAGGGCAGAAGGCAGGGCCGACAAGACG CTCCTAATTCCAACGCGAACCAAGCGGGACACCTACTTCCCAGTCTGCGTCTTCTGCTGTCGATGctgtaacaatcctagctgtgGCATCTGTTGCAAAACATAG